From the genome of Polyangiaceae bacterium, one region includes:
- a CDS encoding 1-acyl-sn-glycerol-3-phosphate acyltransferase, translating into MNFQDAIRAVRQWGPFIARTAGYGTLSIVAGPFTPDHSASTWAMRRWCKQSARALDITIDVAGTENVPADSSFVYCSNHQSMLDILVLGAVLPGDFKWAAKRELMRIPFLGWHLRLAGHVPVDRGKGPKAAMKIIERFVDVLHAGKPLLVFPEGTRSADGVLKAFKPGGFVAAVRANKPVVPVALDGSWQLMDNGSVGSMRHVKVRVGRPIMPKTEGSESDRVEDLRERAYASVAEMLVSVGGRVPESTPQSNAPGGDGVSLGAHP; encoded by the coding sequence ATGAACTTCCAAGATGCCATTCGCGCTGTGCGCCAGTGGGGGCCATTCATCGCTCGGACTGCAGGATACGGAACACTTTCGATTGTGGCAGGGCCTTTTACGCCGGATCATTCGGCGAGCACCTGGGCGATGCGTCGTTGGTGCAAGCAGAGCGCCCGAGCGCTCGATATCACCATCGATGTTGCGGGAACCGAAAACGTCCCGGCCGATTCCTCATTCGTGTATTGTTCGAATCATCAGAGCATGCTCGACATCTTGGTTCTTGGAGCGGTTTTACCTGGTGATTTCAAATGGGCGGCGAAACGTGAATTGATGCGCATTCCCTTTTTGGGTTGGCACTTGCGGCTCGCGGGACACGTGCCGGTGGATCGAGGCAAGGGGCCGAAAGCGGCCATGAAAATCATCGAGCGGTTCGTGGATGTGCTCCATGCGGGCAAACCACTCTTGGTTTTTCCGGAAGGAACGCGCAGCGCCGATGGAGTGCTCAAAGCCTTCAAACCTGGCGGATTCGTTGCGGCAGTGCGAGCGAACAAGCCAGTCGTCCCCGTGGCGCTCGATGGATCCTGGCAGCTCATGGACAACGGATCGGTGGGATCGATGCGTCATGTCAAGGTGCGCGTGGGTCGTCCCATCATGCCGAAGACCGAAGGTAGCGAATCCGATCGCGTCGAAGACTTGCGTGAGCGCGCGTATGCGAGCGTCGCCGAAATGCTCGTGAGCGTGGGGGGCAGGGTCCCCGAATCGACGCCACAATCGAATGCGCCTGGCGGCGATGGCGTTTCCTTGGGTGCGCATCCGTAA